From Neodiprion pinetum isolate iyNeoPine1 chromosome 7, iyNeoPine1.2, whole genome shotgun sequence, a single genomic window includes:
- the LOC124223001 gene encoding putative 3-methyladenine DNA glycosylase, with amino-acid sequence MTPKKMRLATKVQNLVRNRKQLEAENGIALESDVPKAASKTSTTMEIAKGKAKLNLGSLLPKGTEPDKLKSNKRLLRAVVDMEMMKSELKQRQDPPTTPEEQLLSANRLGFEFFDVPSETLAKNLLGKILVRRLENGTILKGKIVETEAYLGGEDRASQTYRNKITPRNVPMYMPPGTIYVYLTYGMYHCFNISSKGDGSGVLIRALAPIEGMDQMTEFRNLPLPGSKSKQGVDRPKKSAKNFKVHELSNGPSKFCIAFALSRDHTKYSACEWRGLWIEDGEENEGDGVIEIVKCPRIGIDSAGPEWAMKPLRFYVLGDRSVSKIDKKIEAELRM; translated from the exons ATGACTCCAAAAAAAATGAGACTCGCCACCAAAGTTCAGAATCTCGTGAGAAATAGAAAACAG CTTGAAGCAGAAAATGGCATAGCACTGGAGTCTGATGTACCCAAGGCTGCATCTAAGACGAGCACTACGATGGAAATAGCAAAGGGAAAGGCGAAGTTAAACTTGGGAAGCCTGCTGCCTAAAG GAACGGAGCCTGATAAACTAAAATCTAATAAACGTCTGCTGCGGGCAGTCGTGGATATGGAAATGATGAAAAGTGAACTGAAGCAGCGTCAAGATCCACCCACAACTCCGGAGGAACAGCTTTTGTCCGCCAACCGACTTggtttcgaatttttcgacGTCCCAAGTGAGACACTGGCGAAAAATCTTCTAG GGAAGATTCTGGTGAGGCGACTGGAGAACGGCACCATTTTGAAGGGCAAAATAGTCGAGACCGAGGCGTATCTTGGTGGCGAAGACCGGGCGTCGCAGACCTACAGGAACAAAATCACCCCCCGTAACGTCCCCATGTACATGCCACCCGGAACGATTTACGTCTATCTGACGTACGGCATGTATCACTGCTTCAACATATCCTCCAAAG GTGACGGAAGTGGCGTGCTAATCAGAGCGCTGGCGCCTATCGAGGGAATGGACCAGATGACAGAGTTTAGAAATTTGCCACTACCAGGTTCGAAGTCGAAGCAAGGCGTCGACAGACCAaaaaaatcggcgaagaacTTCAAAGTCCACGAGCTCAGCAATGGTCCGTCAAAATTTTGCATAGCGTTCGCGCTCAGTAGAGATCACACAAAGTATTCAGCATGCGAATGGCGAGGGCTGTGGATCGAGGATGGCGAAGAAAACGAAGGAGATGGCGTCATCGAAATAGTAAAGTGCCCGAGAATCGGTATCGACAGCGCTGGTCCCGAGTGGGCAATGAAACCTCTGAGATTTTACGTGCTTGGCGATCGGTCTGTTAgcaaaatagataaaaaaattgaagcagAACTCAGAATGTAG